A window of Streptomyces sp. NBC_01689 genomic DNA:
CACCACCTGGCCTGGGTCATGCTCGGCGCCGGTGTGGTCTACCTCCTCCTGACCGTCCTCGACCGCACGCTCGGCCGCGCGGCGGCGGACCGGGACACCCCGGCCGAGGCACCGCGGACCGCATAGACCACCGGTGGCCGCGAACACGTCCCGGCGCACCCGAACGAAAGCGCAGACCATGCCCCGCACGGCCCTCCTCGCCCTGGACCTTCAGCTCAACCACCTCGCCCACCTGCCCGACGACTACCTGCCGCGCGCCGTGGCCGCACTCGGCGCGGCGCGTGCCGCGGGCGTCCCCGTCGTCCACGTGGCCCTCCGGCTGCGCCCCGGCCACCTCGACGCCCATCCCCGCAACAAGGTCTTCGGCTCGCTCCCGCCCGCGCTCTTCACCGCGGACGACCCCGGCGGCGCCCTCCACCCCGATGCCGCTCCCGTGGACGGCGAGATCGTCGTCCACAAGAACCGCGTCAGTGCCTTCGCGGGCAACGACCTCCGGCAGATCCTGGCCGCCCAGGACATCGATCACCTTGTCCTGGCCGGCATCGCGACCGGCGGGGTCGTCCTGTCCACCGCCCTTCAGGCGGCCGACCTCGACTACCGGGTCACCGTCCTGTCCGACGCCTGCGCCGACCCCGACACCGCGCTCCACGACACCCTCGTGAACTCCGTTTTCGCCCGGCGCGGAGAGGTCACCACCGTCGAGGAGTGGTCCCGCGCCCTCAACACCGGCGCGCGGGACCACCGTTGAGGACGGAGATCGCGGGCGACGGCCGACGCGGGTGGAGGGCGGCCGGCGCGGACCGCGGCCCGGCCCGTGCCGGCCGCCCCGGCCTCAGGAGTCCGTCGGCGTCAGATCGCCGCGGACTTCACGGGCCGCCGCCACCAAGTTCTCCAGCGCGGCCCGCACTTCGGGCCAGGCGCGGGTCTTCAGGCCGCAGTCGGGGTTGACCCACAGCCGCTCGGCGGGGATGGCCCGGAGCCCCGTACGCAGCAGTCCGGCCGACTCGGCCGCGCTCGGGACGCGGGGCGAGTGGATGTCGTACACGCCGGGTCCGGCCTCGCGGGGGTAGCCGTGGGCGGCGAGTTCGCGGGCGACCTGCATGTGCGAGCGGGCGGCCTCCAGACTGATCACGTCCGCGTCGAGGTCGTCGATGGCCCGCACGATGTCGCCGAACTCGGCGTAGCACATGTGGGTGTGGATCTGGGTGTCCGGCCGTACGCCGCCGGTGGTCAGCCGGAAGGCCTCGGTGGCCCATTCCAGGTAGGCGGGCCGGTCGGCCGCGCGCAGGGGCAGGGTCTCGCGCAGCGCGGGTTCGTCGACCTGGATGACCGGGGTACCCGCGGCTTCCAGGTCCTGGACCTCGTCGCGCAGGGCGAGCGCGACCTGGCGGGCGGTGTCGCCGAGCGGCTGGTCGTCACGGACGAAGGACCACGCGAGCATGGTCACCGGGCCGGTGAGCATGCCCTTGACCGGCTTGGTGGTGAGCGACTGCGCGTACGTCGTCCAGCGCACGGTCATCGGTTCGGGCCGGGAGACGTCGCCGGCCAGGATCGGCGGACGGACGTGACGGGTGCCGTACGACTGGACCCACCCGTGCCGCGTGGCGAGGTAGCCCGTGAGCTGTTCGGCGAAGTACTGGACCATGTCGTTGCGTTCGGCCTCGCCGTGCACGAAGACGTCGAGACCGGCCTCCTCCTGGAAGGAGATCACCTGCCGGATCTCGTTCCTGACCCGCTCCTCGTACCCGTCGGTGTCGAGCCGCCGGCCGCGCAGTTCGGCGCGGGCCGTGCGCAACTCGGTGGTCTGCGGGAAGGAACCGATCGTGGTGGTCGGCAGCAGCGGAAGACCGAGTCGGGCGCGCTGGGCGGCGGCCCGCTCGGCGTACGGCAGGGAGCGGTGGCCGTCGGCGTCGGTGACCGCGGCCGCCCTGGCCCGTACGGCGCCGTCATGGGTGATCACGGAGGCGGCGCGGGAGGCGAGGTCGGCCCGGTTGGCGGCCAGTTCGGCGGCGATGGCGCCGGTGCCCCGGGCGAGGCCCCTGGCGAGGAGGGCGATCTCCGCCGTCTTCTGGCGGGCGAAGGCGAGCCAGCGCAGGATCTGGGGGTCGATGTCCCGTTCCACGGACGCGTCGAGCGGGACGTGCAGGAGTGAGCAGGAGGCGGAGACGTCCACCCGGTCGGCGAGCCCGAGCAGGGTGCCCAGGGTGCCGAGGGACTTCGCCAGATCGTTGACCCAGATGTTGCGGCCGTCGACCACCCCGGCGACCAGACGCTTTCCGGGGAGCCCGCCCACCGCGGCCAGGGCGTCGAGGTTGGCGGCGGCCGCGCCGGTGAAGTCCAGTGCCAGGCCGTCCACGGGGGTCCTGGCCAGGACGGGCAGTGCGTCGCCGAGCCGGTCGAAGTACGAGGCGAGCAGCAGCTTCGGACGGTCGTCCGACGCGCCGAGGCCGCGGTACGCGCGTGCGGCGGCGTCGAGTTCGGCCGCGGTGCGGTCCTGGACCAGGGCGGGCTCGTCGAGTTGAACCCACTCGGCCCCCGCCGCGCGCAGGTCGGCGAGCACCTCGGCGTACACGGGCAGCAGCCGGTCCAGCAGGGTGAGCGGCTCGAAGTCCGGGTCGACACCGGGCGCGGGCTTGGCGAGCAGGAGATAGGTGACCGGGCCGACGAGGACGGGCCGGGCCGCGAGCCCCAGGGCGACCGCCTCCCGAAGCTGCCCGACCTGCTGGGCGGAGTCGGTCCTGAACACCGTGTCCGGCCCCAACTCCGGGACCAGGTAGTGGTAATTGGTGTCGAACCACTTGGTCATCTCCAGCGGCGCCACGTCCTGGGTGCCGCGCGCCATCGCGAAGTACCCGTCGAGGGGGTCGGCTTCGACGGCCTTGCGGTGCCGCTCGGGGATCGCGCCGACCATGACCGTGGTGTCTAGGACGTGGTCGTAGTACGAGAAGTCGCCGGTGGGCACCTCGTGGATGCCGGATTCCGTCAGGTGCCGCCAGTTCGAGCGGCGCAGACCGGCGGCGGTCTCCCGGAGGGCGTCGGCCGTGGTCCGGCCCTTCCAGCAGCCCTCCACGGCCTTCTTCAGCTCACGGTCGGGACCTTGGCGGGGGTAGCCGTACACGGTGGCGCGTGCCGCCGCGGTCGCGGGCTTGGCTGTCACGGATATCTCCTTCGCGAGATGTCTCCTGAGATCCCGGGGACGGGACGTGCGCGCGAAGGGATGACGAACCGGACGGAGACCGCCCGCACCAGGAGGCAGGGCTGTCCGCCGGTATGTACGCCGACCCGCCCACGAGGTCACCGGGATGTCCGCGCGCGAGCGGTCGCGTGCGGGCAACGGGCAGGTCTTCGGACTCGCGGGCACGGCCTCCCCGGAGGGAGTCCACCTACTGGCCGTCGCTTCCCGGGCCCGGTCGGGCCCAGTGCGTATGACGGCGGTCGTTCCCGCTCACCGCTGCGGGGCAGTCCCGGATTTCCACCGGGTTCCCTCTTACGACGCATCCCGCCTGGCGGACGGGGCGAACCAGCTGCACGGGCCAGCCTAGAGGGCGACGCGCTCCCGCGGCGGGAGCGGCTCACATCGCGGACGGTGACATGGGACACCGGACGTGCTCCGCCCGGGCGCGCCGGAGGACGGCGCGGGCGTGCACCGTGGCCTTCGTACGGACACGGTGCCGGGGTCCGACGTACGGATACACGGATACGGCACCGGGGTCCGTCGTAGGGATACGGCACCGGGGTCCGTCGGACACGGGCGGAGTGCTGCCGAGCCGGGTCAGTCCGTCGCGCCGCCGAAGGCGCCCAGGATGCGTTCGGCGGCCAGCGTGGCCGTCAACTCCCCGTCCCGTACCTGCTGTTCCAGGGAGGGCGTGAGGGCCCGTACCGCGGGATCCGCGTGCAGGCGGCCGAGGAGCTCGTCACGGACCATCGTCCACGTCCAGTCGACCTGCTGGTCGCGGCGCTTGGCGGCGAGGCGGCCGGTCGACTCGAGCAGCGCGCGGTGCTGTTCGAGCCGTTCCCAGACGGTGTCCAGACCGGTCGACTCGCGGGCGCTGCAACTCAGCACGGGCGGCGTCCAGGCCGCGTCCACCGGGTGCATCAGCCGGAGGGCGCCCGCCAACTCCCGTGCCGCGGACCGCGCGTCACGCTCGTGCGGGCCGTCCGCCTTGTTGACGGTGATCACGTCCGCGAGCTCCAGGACGCCCTTCTTGATGCCCTGCAGCTGGTCGCCGGTGCGGGCCAGCGTGAGCAGCAGGAAGGAGTCGACCATGTTCGCCACCGCCGTCTCCGACTGGCCGACGCCCACCGTCTCGACCAGGATCACGTCGTAGCCGGCCGCCTCCATCACGACCATCGACTCGCGCGTCGCCTTCGCCACGCCGCCGAGCGTGCCGGCGGTGGGGGAAGGCCGCACGAAAGCGGCGGGGTCCACCGCCAGGCGCTCCATCCGGGTCTTGTCACCCAGGATCGAACCGCCCGTACGGGTCGACGACGGGTCCACGGCGAGCACCGCGACCCGGTGGCCCAGCGAGGTGAGCAGGGTGCCGAGCGCGTCGATGAAGGTCGACTTGCCCACCCCGGGCACCCCGGTGATGCCGATGCGCCGGGCGTTGCCGCCGCGCGGCAACAACTCGGTGAGCAGGGCCTGTGCCAGGGACCGGTGGTCGGCCCGGGTGGACTCGACGAGAGTGATGGCCCGCGCGATGTACGCGCGCTTCCCGTCGAGTACGCCCTTCACATAGGAGTCCAGGTCGATCGCCATGGCCCTCAGCCGTGTCCGAGACCGGTGGCCAGCCGCTCCACCAGGTCGTACGCCGCGTCCGGGATCACCGTTCCCGGCGGGAAGACGGCCGCCGCGCCCATCTCCAGGAGGGTCGGTACGTCCTGCGGGGGAATCACCCCGCCCACCACGATCATGATGTCCTCGCGCCCCTCCTCGG
This region includes:
- a CDS encoding cysteine hydrolase family protein, with product MPRTALLALDLQLNHLAHLPDDYLPRAVAALGAARAAGVPVVHVALRLRPGHLDAHPRNKVFGSLPPALFTADDPGGALHPDAAPVDGEIVVHKNRVSAFAGNDLRQILAAQDIDHLVLAGIATGGVVLSTALQAADLDYRVTVLSDACADPDTALHDTLVNSVFARRGEVTTVEEWSRALNTGARDHR
- the meaB gene encoding methylmalonyl Co-A mutase-associated GTPase MeaB gives rise to the protein MAIDLDSYVKGVLDGKRAYIARAITLVESTRADHRSLAQALLTELLPRGGNARRIGITGVPGVGKSTFIDALGTLLTSLGHRVAVLAVDPSSTRTGGSILGDKTRMERLAVDPAAFVRPSPTAGTLGGVAKATRESMVVMEAAGYDVILVETVGVGQSETAVANMVDSFLLLTLARTGDQLQGIKKGVLELADVITVNKADGPHERDARSAARELAGALRLMHPVDAAWTPPVLSCSARESTGLDTVWERLEQHRALLESTGRLAAKRRDQQVDWTWTMVRDELLGRLHADPAVRALTPSLEQQVRDGELTATLAAERILGAFGGATD
- the metE gene encoding 5-methyltetrahydropteroyltriglutamate--homocysteine S-methyltransferase, yielding MTAKPATAAARATVYGYPRQGPDRELKKAVEGCWKGRTTADALRETAAGLRRSNWRHLTESGIHEVPTGDFSYYDHVLDTTVMVGAIPERHRKAVEADPLDGYFAMARGTQDVAPLEMTKWFDTNYHYLVPELGPDTVFRTDSAQQVGQLREAVALGLAARPVLVGPVTYLLLAKPAPGVDPDFEPLTLLDRLLPVYAEVLADLRAAGAEWVQLDEPALVQDRTAAELDAAARAYRGLGASDDRPKLLLASYFDRLGDALPVLARTPVDGLALDFTGAAAANLDALAAVGGLPGKRLVAGVVDGRNIWVNDLAKSLGTLGTLLGLADRVDVSASCSLLHVPLDASVERDIDPQILRWLAFARQKTAEIALLARGLARGTGAIAAELAANRADLASRAASVITHDGAVRARAAAVTDADGHRSLPYAERAAAQRARLGLPLLPTTTIGSFPQTTELRTARAELRGRRLDTDGYEERVRNEIRQVISFQEEAGLDVFVHGEAERNDMVQYFAEQLTGYLATRHGWVQSYGTRHVRPPILAGDVSRPEPMTVRWTTYAQSLTTKPVKGMLTGPVTMLAWSFVRDDQPLGDTARQVALALRDEVQDLEAAGTPVIQVDEPALRETLPLRAADRPAYLEWATEAFRLTTGGVRPDTQIHTHMCYAEFGDIVRAIDDLDADVISLEAARSHMQVARELAAHGYPREAGPGVYDIHSPRVPSAAESAGLLRTGLRAIPAERLWVNPDCGLKTRAWPEVRAALENLVAAAREVRGDLTPTDS